A region from the Tepidibacillus fermentans genome encodes:
- a CDS encoding M24 family metallopeptidase, producing the protein MGNGLDKRIERFMNWMKREQIELALITTPTNVYYLTGFYTNPHERFMGLFLTVTGDVFLIVPELDKNQAIEKSGLSSVLGYSDSEGPDFIIEKMVQVNRNTRMGIEQGNINYKTVLWLQRLLQVENFLDLESGFNELRLIKDETEIKFLQEAAHFADRAVEIGIQSLKIGKSELEIIAEIEYQLKKQGIERMSFDTMVLTGKKSALPHGKPGKDKIQEGDFVLFDLGVVFNGYCSDISRTVVMGTPSEEQRKIYTIVKQAQQMAINAVKPNISIKQIDLSARNYISKAGYGEYFIHRTGHGLGLDVHEYPSIHEKNEGILKEGMVFTIEPGIYVPQVGGVRIEDDVIVTRNGVRVLTSFTKELIQIGM; encoded by the coding sequence ATGGGTAACGGATTGGATAAAAGAATTGAACGATTCATGAATTGGATGAAAAGAGAGCAAATTGAACTTGCTTTAATTACAACACCAACCAATGTTTATTATTTGACAGGGTTTTATACAAATCCTCACGAACGGTTTATGGGATTATTTTTAACGGTCACCGGTGATGTATTTTTAATTGTGCCTGAATTAGACAAGAATCAAGCGATTGAAAAGAGTGGTTTATCAAGTGTATTAGGTTATTCTGATTCGGAAGGACCTGACTTTATCATCGAAAAAATGGTTCAGGTCAATCGAAACACGCGAATGGGAATTGAACAAGGGAATATCAATTACAAAACGGTTTTATGGCTACAAAGACTGCTTCAGGTTGAAAACTTTCTTGATTTGGAATCAGGTTTTAACGAATTACGACTGATTAAAGATGAAACAGAAATTAAATTCCTTCAAGAAGCAGCTCATTTTGCAGATCGTGCTGTAGAAATTGGAATTCAATCCCTAAAAATCGGAAAAAGCGAATTAGAAATTATTGCCGAAATTGAATATCAATTAAAAAAGCAAGGGATTGAAAGAATGTCTTTTGATACAATGGTTCTTACCGGAAAAAAATCGGCATTACCCCATGGTAAACCGGGAAAAGATAAGATTCAGGAAGGTGATTTCGTCTTATTTGATTTAGGAGTCGTCTTTAATGGTTATTGTTCAGATATTTCTCGAACAGTCGTAATGGGTACTCCTTCAGAAGAACAAAGGAAGATTTATACAATTGTTAAACAAGCCCAACAAATGGCAATTAATGCTGTAAAACCGAATATATCCATTAAACAAATTGACTTAAGTGCAAGAAACTACATTTCCAAAGCAGGGTATGGGGAATATTTTATCCATCGAACTGGTCATGGTTTAGGTCTTGATGTTCATGAATATCCTTCCATTCATGAGAAAAATGAAGGAATCTTAAAAGAAGGAATGGTATTCACGATTGAACCAGGGATATATGTTCCACAAGTAGGTGGGGTACGGATCGAAGACGATGTTATCGTTACTAGAAATGGGGTTCGTGTTTTAACTTCATTCACCAAAGAGTTGATTCAGATCGGGATGTAA